One genomic segment of Sphingorhabdus sp. M41 includes these proteins:
- a CDS encoding nuclear transport factor 2 family protein: MMSSDALEIANLKARYCLAADTSTSDQAGAREMFGTLFTEDFVGDYGFGMLEGPEAIADFMVTAIGGGSEWMIHALGSPIIEIDGDSATGDWTIQVESRRREGAGLMTVVGRYSDIFRRTDKGWRIASIKFTRFE; the protein is encoded by the coding sequence ATGATGAGCAGTGATGCTCTGGAGATCGCCAATCTCAAGGCCCGCTATTGCCTGGCAGCAGATACTTCGACCAGCGATCAGGCCGGTGCACGGGAGATGTTTGGCACTTTGTTCACCGAGGACTTTGTTGGCGATTATGGCTTTGGCATGCTGGAAGGACCAGAGGCCATTGCCGACTTCATGGTCACGGCAATTGGCGGCGGCAGCGAGTGGATGATCCACGCGCTCGGCTCGCCAATCATTGAAATTGATGGAGACAGCGCAACAGGGGACTGGACCATCCAGGTGGAATCGCGTCGGCGCGAAGGCGCGGGGCTGATGACCGTGGTTGGGCGTTACTCGGATATTTTCAGGCGCACGGACAAGGGTTGGCGGATAGCAAGCATCAAATTCACTCGCTTCGAATGA
- a CDS encoding SDR family NAD(P)-dependent oxidoreductase: MNKRFSGKTVVVTGGAAGLGRAHALAFAGEGAHLVLLDINEAGLAETRGLIEDRGSTASTHRVDMSDERQIIDFGKAILADHDRIDVLINNAGLHMGEIARGFSGMGLAKWQHFFTVNSFAPLLLAEAIQPALAKAKGIIINKSSMASYNPATAYGITKATLNIFTHAMATQFAADDIRCVGIAPGLMATEAAQQGVDPENWEKLKAMQYVKRQGTAEDIANLAIFLASDEGSFINNQVILCDGGNMMRGWRG, from the coding sequence ATGAACAAGAGATTTTCCGGTAAAACCGTCGTCGTAACGGGTGGAGCCGCCGGACTGGGCCGCGCCCATGCGCTCGCCTTCGCAGGTGAGGGCGCGCATCTGGTCCTCCTTGACATCAACGAAGCCGGTCTGGCGGAAACCAGAGGGCTGATCGAGGATCGGGGATCAACGGCATCAACCCACCGGGTTGACATGTCGGACGAACGGCAGATCATTGACTTTGGCAAGGCAATACTCGCCGATCATGACCGTATCGACGTGCTGATCAACAATGCCGGGCTGCACATGGGGGAAATTGCCCGCGGCTTCAGCGGCATGGGGCTGGCGAAATGGCAGCATTTCTTCACCGTAAACAGCTTCGCTCCGCTGCTGCTCGCCGAGGCGATCCAGCCGGCGCTGGCGAAGGCCAAAGGAATCATCATCAACAAATCCTCGATGGCCAGCTATAACCCGGCGACCGCCTATGGCATCACCAAGGCGACCCTCAATATTTTCACCCATGCGATGGCCACGCAATTTGCTGCCGACGACATCCGTTGTGTGGGGATCGCGCCCGGCCTGATGGCGACGGAAGCCGCGCAGCAGGGGGTGGATCCGGAAAATTGGGAAAAGCTGAAGGCGATGCAATATGTCAAGCGTCAGGGCACGGCTGAGGATATCGCCAATCTCGCGATATTTCTGGCATCGGATGAAGGCAGCTTCATCAACAATCAGGTGATCCTGTGCGATGGCGGCAACATGATGCGCGGCTGGCGGGGATGA
- a CDS encoding metallophosphoesterase family protein, which yields MRNPIGRFAVSLMLAGLVACTPVSENVQSASGENIEQPPMLRIAIIGDRTGGHRPEVFEDALHKIHAMQPDLVLSVGDLVEGYIEDEEELARQWNEVEAELEKFGPRFHAVPGNHDYSNAVMARIWRERRGPAYWSLVKDDVLILGLSTEDPPIALPQSAMEGHVRLQQAMARDPVGTQERILEATRGKEKVAKPGEVSISPEQVSYFRKVLADNPAPRWTFILMHKPAWAYDSAEFRELEALLADRPYTVIAGHEHYYDYAARNGRDYLTLGTTGGVWLKDGPGKVDHLLWVAVGQGEPTFSNIEIGGIFDKTGR from the coding sequence ATGCGCAATCCGATTGGCCGCTTCGCTGTTTCCCTGATGCTGGCCGGTCTGGTTGCATGCACCCCGGTTTCGGAAAATGTTCAATCTGCCAGCGGCGAGAATATCGAACAGCCGCCAATGCTTCGCATCGCCATCATCGGTGACAGGACAGGGGGACACCGACCGGAAGTGTTCGAGGATGCCCTGCACAAAATTCACGCTATGCAACCCGATCTGGTGCTGTCGGTCGGCGATCTGGTCGAAGGCTATATCGAGGATGAAGAAGAATTGGCCAGGCAATGGAATGAAGTGGAAGCGGAGCTGGAAAAATTCGGGCCCCGTTTTCATGCGGTGCCGGGAAATCACGACTATTCCAACGCGGTCATGGCCCGTATCTGGCGCGAACGGCGCGGGCCGGCTTATTGGAGCCTGGTGAAAGACGATGTTCTCATTCTCGGTCTTTCGACCGAAGACCCGCCAATTGCGCTGCCGCAAAGCGCGATGGAAGGGCATGTCCGGCTGCAGCAGGCAATGGCGCGCGATCCCGTCGGAACGCAGGAGCGCATTCTCGAGGCGACGCGGGGCAAGGAAAAAGTGGCTAAGCCTGGCGAGGTTTCGATCAGCCCCGAGCAGGTCAGCTATTTTCGCAAGGTCCTAGCCGACAATCCCGCGCCGCGCTGGACATTCATTCTCATGCACAAGCCCGCATGGGCCTATGACAGCGCCGAATTCCGGGAACTGGAAGCGTTGCTGGCCGATCGGCCCTATACTGTCATCGCTGGCCATGAACATTATTATGACTATGCCGCCCGGAACGGACGCGATTATCTGACACTCGGGACGACCGGGGGTGTCTGGCTCAAGGACGGCCCCGGCAAGGTTGATCATCTCTTGTGGGTCGCGGTCGGGCAGGGCGAGCCGACATTTTCCAATATCGAGATTGGCGGAATTTTCGACAAGACGGGGCGCTAG
- a CDS encoding cupin domain-containing protein gives MAKTENQPIRFSIIRAKDAPDCAECDMMTQQPLTEVETEGSIAAHEAGMLEGATLRVLFQMPGMSLTHVWFKSGFPLPRHSHDTDCLYYILAGSLRIGTEDLGIGDGFFVGADVPYVYTPGEQGVELLEYRSSNAFDIKLLANNPNWWSKAVGTIGERRPEWDSEKPPSSMN, from the coding sequence ATGGCCAAAACCGAAAATCAACCGATACGCTTTTCCATCATCCGGGCGAAGGATGCCCCGGACTGTGCCGAATGCGACATGATGACCCAGCAGCCCCTTACCGAGGTTGAAACCGAAGGATCGATTGCGGCGCATGAGGCAGGAATGCTGGAAGGTGCCACATTGCGTGTGCTGTTCCAGATGCCTGGAATGAGCCTGACCCACGTCTGGTTCAAGAGCGGCTTTCCTTTGCCCCGCCACAGCCATGACACCGACTGCCTCTACTATATCCTGGCCGGATCGCTGCGAATCGGCACCGAGGATCTGGGGATCGGGGACGGGTTTTTCGTCGGCGCCGATGTGCCCTATGTCTACACGCCCGGCGAACAGGGCGTGGAACTGCTTGAATATCGCTCTTCCAATGCTTTCGATATCAAGCTGCTCGCCAATAATCCGAACTGGTGGAGCAAGGCGGTCGGCACGATCGGTGAACGTCGCCCGGAATGGGATAGCGAAAAACCGCCTTCATCCATGAACTGA